A window of the Butyricimonas faecalis genome harbors these coding sequences:
- a CDS encoding TonB-dependent receptor, with the protein MVKDGKGCFVIKNVPIGRHNIQVSFVGYESTIFREILVTSSKEVNLTIPLKECIKELDEVMIRPQLNKEQPLNKMVTTGARMLSVEEASRYAGGMDDPARLVSSFAGISPSMSTNGISIHGNAPHLLQWKLEDVEIPNPNHFADLSILGGGILSGLSNHVLGNSDFFTGAFPAEYDNAVSGIFDMKLRNGNNRKMENTFKLGLLGIDFASEGPLTRRHNSSYIFNYRYSTTGLLGELGMMDIDGTLDYQDLNFKFNLPTHKAGVFSVWGTGLIDKSKGDFEEDTDKWETTGDMVKSNTSQYMGAGGISHRYFFNNETQLKTTLAVTYFRHEGRMESYNWDLKSAPYLDLNRSNTNLIFTTALTRKFSAKFSNKTGFTYTKMYYDMDMNLAPHLMQPLELISEGKGNTDLISAYTSSSIGLSDQVTLNVGINVQVLTLNNSWVLEPRAGVKWQASPKSSFALAYGLHSRMEKMDVYFVKTQGTGDRSVNKDLDFTKAHHVMLSYGFKVSDNMNVKIEPYFQYLYDVPVIADSSYSVLNRRDFYVEDALVNRGKGRNIGIDLTLERYLNKGLYYMVTASIFNSRYYGGDRKWRNTLYNRNYIVNLLGGKEWMVGRDKQNMFSVNLKMTIQGGDRYAPVDEAATMLDPDRVVQHDETKAFFKQFSPMFITNLSVGYKINRKRVSHEFAIKSLNTTGCKEYYGHEYNFKTDRIKPIRGVTSLPNISYKLEF; encoded by the coding sequence ATCGTAAAGGATGGAAAGGGCTGTTTTGTCATCAAGAATGTTCCAATCGGGCGACATAATATACAGGTTTCTTTTGTGGGATATGAGTCGACTATTTTCCGGGAGATACTGGTCACTTCCTCAAAAGAAGTCAATTTGACCATCCCATTGAAAGAATGTATTAAAGAACTGGATGAAGTCATGATTAGACCGCAATTGAATAAAGAGCAACCATTAAACAAGATGGTCACCACGGGAGCCCGGATGCTCAGCGTGGAAGAGGCAAGCCGATATGCCGGGGGAATGGATGATCCGGCCCGCTTGGTAAGTTCCTTTGCCGGAATTTCTCCCAGTATGTCAACGAATGGAATATCCATTCACGGGAATGCCCCGCATTTGTTACAATGGAAACTGGAAGACGTGGAAATTCCGAATCCCAATCACTTCGCAGATTTATCCATTCTCGGAGGGGGAATATTGTCGGGATTGAGCAATCATGTACTGGGTAATTCGGATTTCTTCACGGGTGCTTTTCCCGCCGAGTATGACAATGCCGTATCAGGCATTTTTGATATGAAATTGCGTAACGGGAATAACCGGAAGATGGAAAATACCTTCAAATTGGGGTTACTCGGGATTGATTTTGCCTCTGAAGGTCCCTTGACCCGGCGTCACAATTCTTCTTACATTTTTAATTATCGTTATTCTACCACGGGGTTGTTGGGAGAACTGGGAATGATGGATATTGACGGAACGTTGGATTATCAGGATTTGAATTTCAAGTTTAACCTGCCTACACACAAGGCTGGCGTGTTCTCGGTTTGGGGAACTGGACTGATTGATAAATCGAAAGGGGATTTCGAGGAGGATACCGACAAATGGGAAACCACGGGTGATATGGTGAAATCAAACACGAGCCAGTACATGGGCGCGGGCGGTATAAGTCATCGTTATTTTTTTAACAACGAGACTCAACTGAAAACGACTTTGGCTGTGACCTATTTCCGACACGAGGGAAGAATGGAGAGTTATAACTGGGATCTGAAATCGGCTCCTTATCTCGATCTGAACCGGAGCAATACGAACCTGATATTCACGACGGCGCTGACCCGGAAGTTTAGTGCCAAATTTTCGAATAAAACGGGATTTACTTACACGAAGATGTACTACGATATGGATATGAACCTGGCCCCACATCTGATGCAGCCCCTAGAGTTGATTTCCGAAGGGAAGGGAAACACGGATCTGATTTCTGCTTACACGAGTTCATCTATCGGGTTGAGCGACCAGGTGACGTTAAACGTGGGTATAAACGTGCAAGTGTTGACATTGAATAATAGCTGGGTACTCGAACCTCGTGCGGGAGTCAAGTGGCAGGCTTCACCGAAAAGTTCTTTCGCTCTCGCTTACGGTTTGCATAGCCGGATGGAGAAAATGGACGTGTATTTCGTGAAAACGCAAGGCACGGGTGATCGCTCCGTGAATAAAGACCTGGATTTCACGAAGGCTCATCACGTGATGTTATCTTATGGTTTTAAGGTGTCGGACAACATGAACGTGAAGATCGAACCTTATTTTCAATACTTGTATGATGTCCCGGTTATTGCCGATAGTTCCTATTCCGTGCTGAACAGGCGTGATTTTTACGTGGAGGATGCTTTGGTAAACCGAGGAAAGGGACGCAATATCGGGATAGACCTCACGCTGGAACGTTATCTGAACAAGGGACTTTATTACATGGTGACAGCCTCAATTTTTAATTCGAGGTATTATGGTGGCGATCGGAAGTGGCGCAACACGTTGTACAACCGAAATTATATTGTTAACCTGCTGGGAGGTAAGGAATGGATGGTTGGTCGGGATAAACAGAACATGTTCAGCGTGAACCTGAAGATGACGATACAGGGAGGAGATCGTTACGCCCCGGTGGACGAGGCGGCCACGATGCTTGACCCGGATCGGGTGGTGCAACACGATGAAACCAAGGCTTTTTTCAAACAATTCTCACCCATGTTTATCACAAATTTATCGGTGGGATATAAGATAAACCGTAAAAGAGTTTCGCACGAATTCGCTATCAAGAGCCTGAATACGACGGGATGCAAGGAATATTACGGTCACGAATATAATTTCAAAACCGATCGGATAAAACCTATTCGTGGAGTCACATCCTTGCCCAATATTAGTTATAAGTTGGAATTTTAA
- a CDS encoding HU family DNA-binding protein: MMNKTEVIAEISQMTNISVSDCEKVLDAFEDVLGGELNRKGWKGLFCHQECSNRAT; encoded by the coding sequence ATGATGAATAAAACAGAAGTAATAGCAGAAATATCACAAATGACAAATATTAGTGTTTCCGACTGTGAAAAGGTTTTAGATGCCTTTGAGGATGTTTTAGGGGGAGAATTGAATCGTAAAGGATGGAAAGGGCTGTTTTGTCATCAAGAATGTTCCAATCGGGCGACATAA
- a CDS encoding nitroreductase family protein, with amino-acid sequence MERKFKEALLHRRSYYALSNKSLVSDEEIENIVKFAVKNIPSAFNSQSTRMVLLLGVQHVKLWNIVKDTLRKIVPAEAFKTTENKIDKSFASGYGTVLFFEERKVVEGLQKSFPTYQEKFPLWSQQTSAMHQLAVWTMLEDVGFGASLQHYNPLIDEVVLKEWQLPETWELIAQMPFGVPLQEPGTKEFNPIEERVRIFK; translated from the coding sequence ATGGAAAGAAAATTTAAAGAAGCTTTGTTACACAGGAGAAGTTATTATGCTCTCTCGAATAAATCACTTGTTTCTGACGAGGAAATAGAGAATATTGTAAAATTTGCAGTTAAGAATATACCCTCTGCATTTAATTCACAATCAACGAGAATGGTCCTTTTATTAGGAGTACAACACGTGAAATTGTGGAATATTGTGAAAGATACCTTGCGGAAAATAGTTCCCGCAGAAGCTTTTAAAACAACGGAAAATAAGATCGATAAATCTTTTGCATCCGGTTATGGCACGGTGCTTTTCTTTGAAGAACGGAAAGTCGTGGAAGGATTACAGAAATCATTCCCGACTTATCAAGAGAAATTTCCGTTATGGTCACAACAAACTTCAGCAATGCACCAATTGGCCGTGTGGACCATGCTGGAGGATGTCGGCTTCGGTGCCTCACTACAACATTATAACCCGTTAATTGATGAAGTAGTACTTAAAGAGTGGCAATTGCCTGAAACTTGGGAATTAATTGCTCAAATGCCTTTTGGTGTACCTTTACAGGAACCCGGGACCAAAGAGTTTAACCCGATAGAAGAAAGGGTGCGTATTTTTAAATAA
- a CDS encoding AAA family ATPase yields MAKEINPFIVTGKIAPEYFCDRVQESARLIKSLVNGNNMVIISPRRMGKTGLIQFCYEKPEIKGHYYTFFIDILHTSSLREFTYILGKEIFETLAPSSKKMARLFMQTLKSISGKFGFDPLTNLPTFNLELGDIERPEYTLEEIFKYLMSADKPCIIAIDEFQQIAKYPEKNIEALLRTHIQKIENSHFIFAGSERSMMQAMFLSSARPFYRSSDVMELEAINKDIYVAFIAEHFEHRDRRINTEDIEKVYDFFKGHTFYIQKTFNESFADTPVGSECTLGIIRNAINSMIDYNDTIFREILSNIPENQKKVLYAIAKEGDAMQILSASFIKRHSLASASSIQAATKKLLEKDIITEVNKVYSVTDKLFAMWINRLYGKSKILF; encoded by the coding sequence ATGGCAAAAGAGATTAATCCTTTCATTGTTACTGGTAAAATTGCTCCGGAGTATTTTTGCGATCGAGTACAGGAATCAGCCCGATTGATCAAGTCATTGGTGAATGGTAATAACATGGTAATCATTTCACCTCGACGTATGGGTAAGACTGGATTGATTCAGTTTTGTTATGAAAAACCGGAAATCAAAGGACATTATTACACCTTCTTTATTGATATTCTCCATACATCGAGTTTAAGAGAGTTTACCTATATCCTTGGGAAGGAAATATTTGAAACTTTAGCACCTAGTAGTAAGAAGATGGCAAGGCTTTTCATGCAGACGTTAAAGTCTATCAGTGGAAAGTTCGGTTTTGACCCTTTGACGAATCTACCTACATTTAATTTGGAATTAGGTGACATTGAACGCCCGGAATATACCTTGGAGGAGATATTCAAGTATCTCATGTCTGCGGATAAACCTTGTATTATTGCCATTGACGAATTTCAACAAATTGCCAAATATCCCGAAAAGAACATTGAAGCTTTGTTGAGGACTCACATCCAAAAGATTGAAAATAGTCATTTCATTTTTGCCGGAAGTGAACGTAGTATGATGCAGGCCATGTTTCTCTCTTCGGCTCGTCCATTTTATCGTAGCTCGGATGTTATGGAGTTGGAGGCCATCAATAAAGATATTTACGTGGCGTTCATTGCGGAACATTTTGAACATCGTGATCGCCGAATCAATACAGAGGATATCGAGAAAGTCTATGACTTTTTTAAAGGGCATACATTCTATATTCAAAAGACATTTAACGAGTCGTTTGCAGATACTCCCGTGGGGAGCGAGTGTACTCTAGGCATCATTCGAAACGCAATCAATTCCATGATTGATTACAACGATACGATATTCCGCGAGATATTGTCTAATATTCCGGAAAATCAAAAGAAAGTGTTATACGCAATCGCTAAAGAAGGTGATGCCATGCAAATTCTTTCGGCCAGCTTTATTAAGCGGCATAGTTTGGCCTCGGCCAGTTCTATTCAAGCCGCCACCAAAAAGCTATTGGAAAAAGACATTATCACGGAAGTAAACAAAGTCTATTCTGTTACAGATAAACTTTTTGCCATGTGGATAAACAGACTATATGGCAAAAGCAAAATATTGTTCTGA
- the rimO gene encoding 30S ribosomal protein S12 methylthiotransferase RimO, protein MKKVNIISLGCSKNLVDTELLMKQLEKAGYSVEVDVENSKAKIVVINTCGFIGDAKEESINTILEQVERKQEGEVEKIYVMGCLSQRYDQDLKKEIPEVDAYFGKFDWKGILAELGKSYDDKLRNERHLTTPKHYAYLKISEGCNRGCSYCAIPIMTGEYKSRPFEEIVDEAERLAKQGVKELLVLAQDITYYGIDKYGKNRLAELVDRIADIPGIEWIKLHYAYPAGFPMELLTVMRERKNVCKYLDIALQHCSDHMLKMMRRGVTKQQTIDLINKIREEVPGIALRTTLMVGHPGETEEDYRELEDFVKTMKFERLGVFPYSHEEDTYCDKHYQDDVPEETKNKRAEKLMALQEGVVAAINESCVGKHFLVLIDRVEGDYFVGRTQYDSPEVDQEVFVTSEKALQIGEFYEVLITEAGQFELYAKYE, encoded by the coding sequence ATGAAGAAAGTAAATATTATCAGCTTGGGATGCTCCAAAAATTTAGTGGATACGGAGTTATTGATGAAACAACTGGAGAAAGCGGGGTACAGTGTTGAAGTAGATGTTGAAAATTCGAAAGCAAAGATCGTTGTAATCAACACTTGCGGATTTATCGGGGACGCGAAGGAAGAGTCTATAAACACGATTCTGGAGCAAGTGGAACGGAAACAGGAGGGAGAAGTTGAAAAGATATATGTCATGGGATGTTTGTCCCAGCGTTATGATCAGGATTTAAAGAAAGAGATTCCGGAAGTGGATGCTTATTTCGGGAAATTCGATTGGAAAGGGATTCTTGCTGAGTTGGGAAAAAGTTATGACGATAAACTTCGAAACGAGCGTCATTTGACGACTCCGAAGCATTATGCTTACCTGAAAATATCCGAGGGATGTAACCGGGGATGTTCTTATTGTGCCATTCCGATTATGACGGGGGAATATAAATCACGACCATTTGAAGAAATTGTTGATGAAGCCGAGCGACTGGCAAAACAGGGGGTGAAGGAGTTGTTGGTATTAGCTCAGGATATTACTTACTACGGGATCGATAAATACGGGAAGAATAGACTGGCCGAGTTGGTTGACCGGATTGCGGATATACCCGGAATCGAGTGGATCAAGTTGCATTATGCTTATCCGGCTGGATTTCCCATGGAACTTCTTACCGTGATGCGGGAACGAAAAAACGTGTGTAAATATTTGGATATTGCCTTGCAACATTGTAGTGATCATATGCTCAAAATGATGCGAAGAGGGGTTACGAAACAACAGACAATAGATCTCATTAATAAAATACGGGAAGAAGTTCCCGGAATTGCATTACGTACGACACTCATGGTCGGCCATCCCGGAGAGACGGAAGAGGATTATCGGGAATTGGAAGATTTCGTTAAAACGATGAAGTTTGAACGTTTGGGAGTGTTCCCGTATTCTCATGAGGAAGATACTTATTGTGACAAGCATTATCAGGATGATGTGCCCGAAGAGACAAAAAATAAACGGGCTGAAAAGCTGATGGCGTTACAGGAAGGAGTGGTTGCTGCAATCAATGAATCATGCGTGGGTAAACATTTTTTGGTTTTGATAGATCGGGTAGAAGGGGATTATTTTGTCGGGCGTACACAATATGATTCTCCGGAGGTGGATCAAGAAGTATTCGTGACAAGTGAAAAAGCGCTGCAAATAGGGGAGTTCTACGAAGTCCTTATCACGGAAGCGGGTCAATTTGAACTTTACGCTAAGTATGAATAG
- a CDS encoding YgiQ family radical SAM protein: MDYNIQQWLPTTKKEVEQRGWKSIDVILFTGDAYVDHPSFGGAVIGRLLESLGLNVAIVPQPNWQDDLRDFKKLGKPNLFFGISPGCMDSMVNHYTAAKRRRSDDAYTPGNRSGARPDMPTIVYTKILKELFPDTPVIIGGIEASLRRFTHYDYWKDSLKPSILYESQADMLVYGMGEKPLTEICRMLQRGIPFQNLTNIPQTSVIRHKDEKYATNKKWQTITLASHEECLSDKRKYATNFRYIEEESNSIHAAKLVQAIGDELIIVNPPYPPMTTAEIDAVYDLPFTRLPHPKYRGKEIPAYNMIRHSITMHRGCFGGCAFCTISAHQGKFISSRSEASILREVQHVCDMPDFKGTITDLGGPSANMYMIKGKDQHICEQCKRPSCLHPTVCKNLNTDHSHLLHLYNQVRKDTRVKHCFVGSGIRYDLSMHRTGNKEIDAINREYLETVIRHHVSGRFKVAPEHTSDKVLHLMRKPSFKLFRELTARFNAINNKEHLKQQIIPYFISSHPGCSLEDMVDLAINTKELDFKLEQVQDFTPTPMTLATDMYYSGFHPYSLRKIQSAKTEAEKKRQNIFFFWYKREFKSEIIAILTKLKRTDLVKRLYSNKNKINI; this comes from the coding sequence ATGGATTATAATATACAACAATGGTTACCGACCACCAAAAAAGAAGTCGAACAGCGGGGATGGAAAAGTATTGATGTGATTCTTTTCACGGGAGATGCCTACGTGGATCATCCTTCTTTTGGCGGAGCCGTTATCGGACGACTTCTCGAATCTCTAGGACTAAACGTGGCAATTGTTCCCCAGCCCAACTGGCAGGATGATCTGCGGGATTTCAAGAAACTGGGTAAACCGAATCTGTTTTTCGGGATCAGTCCGGGGTGCATGGATTCCATGGTAAACCACTACACGGCAGCTAAAAGACGCCGATCAGACGACGCCTATACTCCCGGCAACCGAAGTGGCGCACGCCCTGACATGCCGACCATTGTTTACACGAAGATACTGAAAGAACTCTTTCCGGATACACCTGTTATTATCGGGGGTATAGAAGCTTCTTTACGACGCTTCACTCATTACGATTATTGGAAAGATTCACTTAAACCATCGATTCTATATGAAAGTCAGGCGGATATGTTGGTATATGGAATGGGAGAAAAGCCTCTCACGGAAATCTGTCGAATGTTGCAACGAGGCATTCCTTTTCAAAACCTTACCAATATCCCGCAAACATCCGTGATCAGACACAAAGATGAAAAATATGCCACCAACAAGAAATGGCAAACCATCACGCTCGCCTCTCACGAAGAGTGTTTATCGGACAAGCGAAAATATGCCACGAACTTCCGGTACATCGAGGAAGAATCCAATAGTATTCATGCCGCAAAACTGGTACAAGCTATCGGGGATGAATTAATCATCGTGAATCCTCCCTACCCACCCATGACCACGGCGGAAATAGATGCCGTTTACGATCTGCCGTTTACCCGTTTACCCCATCCCAAATACCGGGGCAAAGAAATTCCGGCTTACAACATGATTCGCCACTCCATTACCATGCATCGCGGTTGTTTCGGGGGATGTGCCTTTTGCACGATTTCCGCACATCAGGGTAAATTTATCTCTTCCCGTTCCGAAGCATCCATTTTGCGAGAGGTTCAGCATGTTTGTGACATGCCCGATTTCAAGGGAACGATTACCGATTTAGGGGGGCCATCCGCCAACATGTATATGATCAAAGGAAAAGATCAGCATATCTGCGAGCAATGTAAGCGTCCGTCCTGCCTACACCCTACCGTGTGTAAAAACCTGAATACCGACCATTCGCACCTTTTGCACCTGTACAATCAAGTGCGTAAAGATACTCGGGTGAAACACTGTTTCGTGGGTTCCGGTATCCGCTACGATCTTTCCATGCATCGCACGGGAAATAAAGAGATCGATGCAATAAACCGGGAATACTTGGAAACCGTTATCAGACACCACGTATCCGGTCGCTTTAAAGTTGCACCGGAACACACTTCCGACAAGGTGCTACACCTGATGCGCAAACCCTCGTTCAAACTTTTCCGGGAATTGACCGCTCGTTTTAACGCCATAAACAACAAAGAGCATTTAAAACAACAAATTATCCCCTACTTCATCTCGTCCCATCCTGGATGCAGTCTTGAGGATATGGTTGACTTGGCCATCAACACCAAAGAGCTGGATTTCAAGTTGGAACAAGTACAGGATTTTACACCTACACCCATGACGTTAGCCACGGATATGTACTATTCCGGTTTTCATCCCTACTCCCTGCGTAAAATCCAATCGGCCAAAACAGAAGCCGAAAAAAAGCGCCAGAATATATTTTTCTTCTGGTACAAACGGGAATTCAAAAGTGAAATTATCGCTATTCTCACGAAACTGAAAAGAACGGACCTCGTAAAACGGTTATATTCAAATAAAAATAAAATAAATATTTAA
- a CDS encoding tetratricopeptide repeat protein, whose protein sequence is MRYYTWIMLLSLFTSCTHHQAVESNQRGMDYITREQPRKALEEFNHAISLDSDFLSAYYNRAIVRANLKQNEEALKDMNYVIANVPDHALAYYNRGIIHENLGQPTQAIQDYSHAINLQPDLLEAYHYRGIVRYGMKDLDGALADYNKAISLGLKSSAVYFNRGVIFHQKGQLSDAIESYSRSIEIDPSNARAYYNRAISKLVIDNYKEALQDLEISKRLGYSKAAEVISQYY, encoded by the coding sequence ATGCGCTATTATACTTGGATAATGTTACTTTCTCTATTTACCTCGTGTACTCACCACCAAGCTGTGGAGAGCAATCAGCGAGGCATGGACTACATTACCCGAGAACAACCTCGAAAAGCCCTGGAAGAGTTCAATCATGCCATCTCGTTGGACTCGGATTTCCTTTCAGCCTATTACAACCGGGCAATTGTCCGGGCAAACCTCAAGCAAAATGAAGAAGCGCTTAAAGACATGAATTACGTGATTGCCAACGTCCCCGATCATGCCTTAGCTTACTATAACCGGGGAATCATACACGAGAATCTCGGACAGCCGACTCAAGCGATTCAGGACTACAGTCATGCTATCAACCTGCAACCGGATTTACTGGAAGCTTACCACTATCGCGGTATTGTTCGTTATGGCATGAAAGATCTGGACGGGGCTCTTGCTGATTACAACAAAGCCATTTCCCTCGGATTAAAATCGAGTGCTGTATATTTCAACCGGGGGGTCATCTTTCACCAGAAAGGCCAACTCAGTGACGCCATAGAAAGCTACTCCCGTTCCATTGAAATCGACCCTTCCAACGCTAGGGCCTATTATAACCGGGCAATTTCCAAGTTGGTTATAGACAATTACAAAGAAGCCCTTCAAGATTTGGAAATCTCCAAACGCCTCGGCTACTCGAAAGCGGCAGAAGTCATTTCACAATACTATTAA